DNA sequence from the Leptospira limi genome:
CTGCAGAACGAACTTTAAAAACTTACTCCTCACTTCGTAAGGAAATCCTTCGATTTCCCAAACCCGAAATCAGTGAAAATTTATATGATGCAGATAAAGAAGATCTTATGTTTGTTTTGCATGGATTATCATCTAGCACTCGTTCTGTTTGCCTAGTGGGACACAATCCAAGTTTGGAAGCATTTGGCTCTGCCCTCGTTTTGGGAGACAAAGAACAATCCCTCTTCCATAAATTCCCTACAGCATCCTTTCTCGGACTCAATTTTTCTGACGATTCCTGGAAAAATCTTAGTTGGGGAAGTTGCCAATTAGTAGTATTCTGGATCCCTGGGCAAATAGGAAAAGAATGAAACCACTCTATTCAGAAGAACGAATCCATCACCGTGTCGAAGAATTGGCACGGGAAATCTCTCGAGATTTTTTAAGCAAAGACCTGGTTGTCATTGGAATTCTCAATGGAGGGTTCATTTTTACCGCGGATCTTTGTCGTGACATTCTGATCCCACATGAAGTAGACTTTATGGCCGCGTCATCCTACGGGGACGGAACTTCTTCTGGAGACTTAAAAATCACCAAACAACTCAAAAAATCAGTACAAAACAAATCAGTTTTGTTAGTTGAGGACATCGTCGATACAGGAAAAACATTAGAATATTTGCTCACAGAAGTCCAAAATCAAAATCCAAAAGATCTAAAAGTAGCAGCACTCTTTTGGAAACAAAAAAAGGCAAATCCACATATCATTGTGGATTATCCAGGTTTTATCATTGAGGACGAATTCCTGGTTGGTTATGGATTAGATTACCAAGGGAAATATAGAAATTTACCATATGTTGCGAAGTTAGAGGGAACTGAGTGAAAGATGCAATTGTAAAACAAAAATTTGATACACTTAAAACGTTTCCAACAATCAAACATGAAATTTTAAAAATAGCAGAAAATTTTGTTCACCATTCAGATGATTGGAAATTACTGAGAGTGAATCCTCTCAAATTTGCCACAGATCATAAGTTAGACGAAAACGATTCTGTAGATTTTTTTGTACATGCAGCAAAGGTTGGATTATTCGATTTTGCTTATAATTTGATTTGTCCAATGTGCGGCGGAATTGTTCACAGCCATCACAAATTAGATGAAATTGAGGGAAAAGAATTCCATTGTGTATCTTGTAATATTGTGGTTCCAACACTTCTAGATGACCAAGTAGAAGTTGCATTTCAAATCCATCCATCGTTACAAAATCATCAAATTGATCCCTTTATTGATGTTACAAATTACTTTCGTTATTTTTTTTCCGAAAATTTTGATAAATCAACTGAACTAAAAGACTGGATCCAATCTTCAATCAAAGACTATACGAAACTAATCCCTGATGGATCTTATAGTTTTGAATATGATGCAAAGTATGGGGAACTCCAAGGTCATCTCATTCAATTTGTAAGCATCGACAGAAACACAATGTGTTTATTTTCTGTTGATCCCAATTTACCACCTAATAATCAATCTTACTTGGTTGACTTAATGGAAAGTGGTATGAAACCAAATATGGTAACTATTCCCGCTGGCCATCACCATTTTACGATCCATAACCGCACTCGGTTTACAGTGGGACTCAATGTATTAACACCCAATCCTAAAGAAATTGAAAGGATTGCCAATTCCTACCCAACCATTCGGCATCAGTTTCTCACAGCGAAGATGTTACTTAATAACCAGTCCTTTCGGGATTTGTTTCGTATCCAAAAACTTTCACCAGATTTAAACTTGAATGTGAAATCACTGACGATCATGTTCACAGACTTAAAAGGTTCGACTGAAATGTATGACACAGCTGGTGACATCTTTGCCTATAAATTGGTTCAGGAACATTTTCGTATCCTAACAGAGATTGTGCGAAAGTACAAAGGTGCCATTGTTAAAACGATGGGAGACGCCATCATGGCAACTTTTTCCACTCCCACGGAAGGACTATTAGCAGCCCTCGAAATGATGCAACGTATCGAGTTGATGAACTTTGATTGGAAAAAAGAAGGTTATGAGATTGGCCTAAAAGTAGGTCTCAATGAAGGTTCTGCTTTAGCAGTCGTCAATGACGAAAGACTCGATTACTTTGGCCAATCAGTGAATATTGCCGCTCGTGTCCAAGGACTTGCAAAATCAGGTGAAGTTTGGTTAAGCGAATCTGTTTGGAATGCAACAGGACCAGAAGATTTAGTAAAACAACATGGTTATTACTTTCGCAAACAAAAGGCAACCTTAAAGGGTGTAGGCACACCCGTTCCAGTTTTCCAATTAAGTCGAAATCAATTAAAAGCACCTTCCAAGTGGAAACAACTTTTTAACAAAGGATAAAGGAGGTAGACCACTTAGGAGTATTCCTGAAACGTTTAAGTTAAAAACCAATTCATGAGACTAAATTTAAATCTATAAAAACATCTTGTAATATTGGCATATGAATCGCTAACTATTTGTTATATGAAGATTCGATTGATTTGGTTGGCAATTGTTCTTGTTTTTTTTCAAAATTGCAAGGAGGCAACACTTGCAAATCCCTGCGACAGCAAATCCCAGGATTTCATTACTCAACTTTTTATTTCATAAGCATCTTTCAACTCAGCCTGCTATTTCTATCTACTCATGGATTTAAGTTTCGACAATTGTGTCGGAATGTAAGTATCTGAATAAGTAAATATCCAGGTATTCGTTAATCATATTAAATAACATTTCACTCGTTATGCGTAAATAATGATTGATTTTTATATAATTATATAATTACTTACCATCAAATGAAAAATATATGTGAATTATTAGCACGAACAATAATCTTACTTTGTCTAATCAATTGTATTCCTGGAAAAACCAAGGGAAACCTCTCAATTATTGATCTAGGGATTTTATTAGCAGTTGTAAATAATGAGAATTCAGCTAATCAAAATAACTCGGCGATATATTACGTGCGAAATAATAATGGATCGGATTCAAACTCAGGGGATCAAAATTCACCTTTCCTGACGATTTCGAAGGCCATCGAAGTTATGAAATCAAAAAATTTAATCGGACAAATTAAGATTGCTGCAGGCACTTACAACGAAAGTCTAAATGTTCCTAACGGTATTTCGTTATTCGGTGGATATGATGTTAATAATTGGGAAAACAGAAATAATAAAGATCGCTCTAACCTAACTTATAGAACGCGAATTATTGGAACTGCAAATACTTCTGTTACAATTGAAGCTAATAGCACCAAATCAATGAAGATTGATGGTCTAAATATTCTAGGAAAGAATAGTTCGAATTCTATTGCTATCGACATTCGCTCAAATATTACCTTAAGCAACAATACGATTGATGGTGTCTCAACGACTTCAACTGGAGTTAGTATATCAAACAGTGATGCTTCATTAGTATTAAATAATGATATTTGGTCGACCTCACCACATGCATACGGAATTTACGTAAACAATTCTTCTTTATCAATCATCAACAATGTCATCCGAGGTGGCTCTACATCTGGAATTTATGTAATGGGAAACTCAGTAGTCAAAATTTTTAGTAATACATTGAGTAATGGAGGCCAGAACATTGAAATCAACGGAACTGGGACTAATGTTCAAATCAAAAATAATATGATTGTAAACGGTCAGTATGGAATCCACAATACAAATGGTGTTGTAACTTCAACTTATAATGATGTTTGGAATAATACCTCAGGAAATTATGTAAATGCAGTTGCTGGCAGTGGATCAATTTCCCAAAATCCATTATTTGTAAGTGGAACGGACTTTAGACTACAGAATTCATCTATTGCAATATGTGCAGGAACAGATCTTTCAACGGATTTTACTTCGTTAAATATTTCTATTAACGATAAAGAAGAAATACCTAGAATGAATTCAGTGAATACTCTTTGGAATATTGGAGCTTATGAAACTTTTGGATCAACTGGTCTTACTTCTTGCCAATAGTAACAGATTTCGGCCAGCTAAACATTGCTGACCGTATGAAACGATTTGGTTTCGTATTTAAATTTGAGTGGTTTTTCCCTATCCACTATTTCACTGGCTCTGCAGAAACTTCCACTTCGGGCAACGAAGACCTTAGATACCCTGATTGTAACACAGCCACCTGTCCTTGTTCGCTTGTGAGATACGTCACGAAGGCATCTATTTTATCACCTTGGTCTGTTTTATAGATGATAAATAGTTCACGAGCTAGTTTGTATTTACGATCATAAACATTACGAATGGATGGAGTCACATAGGGTTCATCTTTTGATGATGTTTTTGCATACTCAAGTGCTTTTAACTTATCTTTGTGATCCACAAGAGCAGAACCCATTCCCATATAACCGATGCTATTTGGATTTTCTTGGATGTACTTTGCCATTTCAGCATTGTCCTTCACAATTTTAGCATTGGGTGAAAACACATTGGATTTATAGGTATTAAATTCTTTATCACCCAAATCCCTTCTTTTTAGAATATGATTTTGAAAGTAGTCTTGTGTACCAGATTTGTCATTTCGAATTACGATGGAAATAGGTGCATCTTGGCCTCCTACTTCTTTCCAGTTTTTGATTTTCCCAGAAAAAATATCAGATGTTTGCACCAGGTGGAGTTTGGAAACAGGGTTGTTTGGATTCACAACAAGAGCCACACCGTCGTAAGCTAGACGTACAATTTCCAGGTTTCCAGTTTTTCGTAAATCATCATACTCAGCTTGGTTCAGTGCTCGAGAAGAAACTGCCATATCAATTTCTCCCTTTCGTAATCGGTCAATTCCAGATTCCGAACCACCACCTTCGACTGTTACACGAACATTTGAATTGACCTTCTCATATTCAGTACCCAAAAATCGCATCATACTATTCATGGTTTCTGATCCAGCAACTTTAAGGGTTTGTTTGTCCTTACATGCGACAAAATTAATTGTAATCAAAATGTAAAAAAGCAGAGAAAGGTTTTTCATCGTAAATCAGGTAAAGCCCAAATTCAATCCTCCGTCAATCGCAAAAACCCGTTGTTTTTTCCAAAACCCCTCTCAGTTTTTCGAAAAAAACCCCGATCTTTGCAAAGTGAAGACCAAAGGCCATTCGATCCTCATTTGTTTTGTAACAATCCTACCATTCTTGGATTTGTTTGCAGGCCCGCCTGAAAAAACCCAGTTCCAGTGGAAATGGACCAATAACCAAGTATTGGAACTGAATGAATACCATGATGTTTTCTTTCGTGTAGGAACAAAAACCGTTGAACGAGAAGATAAAAACCGAGTTGTGATGAAAACCAAACAATGTTCGCAAGACTCTTGTTTGGTGAATGCATGGTTTGATACTTATATTAGGTATGGTAAAACTTCAGGTCCTTTTTGGAAGGACAAAGAATTTTTATCCGATTTTACACTCTTTCGAAATGGTCGTTATGAAGTACCTAACGAATTTATCATGCCAAACCTTCGTAGTTTTCCATCATTCCCTGAAAATGCGGTTTCTGTATCCGATGTTTGGAAATTACCAGCTGAAGAGTCTTTTGACTTTTCTAGTGAACGTATCCGAGTCAAAGTCACACCCGAATATACCTTCCAAGGAATTTTTCCATGGAAAGAAGGGAACTATTCAGGCAATTGTGAAAAAATCACATACACATATCCAATTTTTTATTCAAAATCTGAATCAGACAAGATGGCACCTAACGTGCCTTACAAGATATTTGGTTTTGCAACAGGGACTGTTTATTTCAATGCAACAAAAGGCGTTCCCGAATTCAAAGAAGTTAAACTTTCTTATACCTTCATTTATCCAAATGGCACAGTCCAAGAAGCAAACTTTCATATCAAAGGTGTTTATTTTTTACGGAACAAAGTGAATGCAAAAGATAAAGAGTCCATTCGTGAAGATATCCTAAATGATTTGATTGTAGGTTATACAAAAGATGGATACCCAAATGGTGTTCCAATTGGACCTTCGTATCAACCAGGGAATCAAAATCCAGATCCAAATTCGCTTTCCACTCCCATTACGGAAGGTGAAGACCCAAACAAAATTGCAGACCAATTGCCTGTAAAAGTACGTACTTCCGAAGATGGGATCGTGTTTTCATTGGATTCCATTTTATTTGATTTTAATGATAGTAAATTAAAACCTGATGCAGAATCCGCAGTTGCCAAAATTGCAGAAATTTTAAAAAAATACCCCGATCGTGAAATCAGAGTTTCTGGTCATACGGACAATATTGGAAAAAAAGAGTACAATCAAAAATTATCTGAAGAGAGGGCAAAGTCCGTTTTACATTCATTAGTTGATAATTACAAAATGGATGAAAAACAAATTTCCTTTCGAGGGTATGCTGATGATTTACCTGTCGTGCCAAACGATACAGAAGAAAATCGTCACAAAAACAGAAGGGTAGAAATCACACTCGTTCTCGATTAACCAATTTGTAAATCAAGTCCTACTGAATAAGGTGGGACCAAAGGTTCACTTTCCTTTTTGCCACGTTCCATCAGTTTTTCCATTTCCTTTCTGATATCACCAAGTAACAAAGGATAACTATCTTTTTTGTTTGTTTTGTATTTTTCAAAATAAGGAGCAAGCGGAATGGAACGCGATGCGTAAACATACGCTTTTTTTGCTCTCATTTCTGATTTTCCGAATATATGCCTTTCAAAACTACATATCCATTCCATAAGGCGTTCTGCTGACGGCCATTGGATGAGATTTTTGGGTTGGGTGATAAGAAATGCATAGGCTGTCTCTACCAATTGTTTGGCTCGGCGAATATTTTGATCCGTTAGGTGTTTGGGGGTAGATTCCAATGGAATGCCCGCATCAATTCGGTCCAAAGCATGGAATAAAATTCGGATCTTTTGGATGGCATTGTCTGAATCTTGGAATTTGATATGTAAGATCTGACCTGCCAAGTTCAAAGCAGTGTGCCTTGCCCTTCCCAATCGATAATCAAAATCCTTTCCATTGATTTCTGATTTTGGGATCCCAAGTTCAAATTCCGTTTCTTCTAACATCACACGACCCACAGTCAAAAACCTGCGAAGCACTGTCCTTCCACCTGGGTACAACTTTAACTTACGTTCGATCCGTGATAAAGATGTTTCAATGTCTTTTAATATGGAATCTCTTGTGCCAGAAATTTTATATTT
Encoded proteins:
- a CDS encoding SixA phosphatase family protein codes for the protein MKHIYLLRHAKSEWDEPYDTDLDRSLSRRGRIQSKALRDYLKESRFEFDQCLVSPAERTLKTYSSLRKEILRFPKPEISENLYDADKEDLMFVLHGLSSSTRSVCLVGHNPSLEAFGSALVLGDKEQSLFHKFPTASFLGLNFSDDSWKNLSWGSCQLVVFWIPGQIGKE
- the hpt gene encoding hypoxanthine phosphoribosyltransferase, whose product is MKPLYSEERIHHRVEELAREISRDFLSKDLVVIGILNGGFIFTADLCRDILIPHEVDFMAASSYGDGTSSGDLKITKQLKKSVQNKSVLLVEDIVDTGKTLEYLLTEVQNQNPKDLKVAALFWKQKKANPHIIVDYPGFIIEDEFLVGYGLDYQGKYRNLPYVAKLEGTE
- a CDS encoding adenylate/guanylate cyclase domain-containing protein, whose translation is MKDAIVKQKFDTLKTFPTIKHEILKIAENFVHHSDDWKLLRVNPLKFATDHKLDENDSVDFFVHAAKVGLFDFAYNLICPMCGGIVHSHHKLDEIEGKEFHCVSCNIVVPTLLDDQVEVAFQIHPSLQNHQIDPFIDVTNYFRYFFSENFDKSTELKDWIQSSIKDYTKLIPDGSYSFEYDAKYGELQGHLIQFVSIDRNTMCLFSVDPNLPPNNQSYLVDLMESGMKPNMVTIPAGHHHFTIHNRTRFTVGLNVLTPNPKEIERIANSYPTIRHQFLTAKMLLNNQSFRDLFRIQKLSPDLNLNVKSLTIMFTDLKGSTEMYDTAGDIFAYKLVQEHFRILTEIVRKYKGAIVKTMGDAIMATFSTPTEGLLAALEMMQRIELMNFDWKKEGYEIGLKVGLNEGSALAVVNDERLDYFGQSVNIAARVQGLAKSGEVWLSESVWNATGPEDLVKQHGYYFRKQKATLKGVGTPVPVFQLSRNQLKAPSKWKQLFNKG
- a CDS encoding right-handed parallel beta-helix repeat-containing protein is translated as MKNICELLARTIILLCLINCIPGKTKGNLSIIDLGILLAVVNNENSANQNNSAIYYVRNNNGSDSNSGDQNSPFLTISKAIEVMKSKNLIGQIKIAAGTYNESLNVPNGISLFGGYDVNNWENRNNKDRSNLTYRTRIIGTANTSVTIEANSTKSMKIDGLNILGKNSSNSIAIDIRSNITLSNNTIDGVSTTSTGVSISNSDASLVLNNDIWSTSPHAYGIYVNNSSLSIINNVIRGGSTSGIYVMGNSVVKIFSNTLSNGGQNIEINGTGTNVQIKNNMIVNGQYGIHNTNGVVTSTYNDVWNNTSGNYVNAVAGSGSISQNPLFVSGTDFRLQNSSIAICAGTDLSTDFTSLNISINDKEEIPRMNSVNTLWNIGAYETFGSTGLTSCQ
- a CDS encoding phosphate ABC transporter substrate-binding protein — encoded protein: MKNLSLLFYILITINFVACKDKQTLKVAGSETMNSMMRFLGTEYEKVNSNVRVTVEGGGSESGIDRLRKGEIDMAVSSRALNQAEYDDLRKTGNLEIVRLAYDGVALVVNPNNPVSKLHLVQTSDIFSGKIKNWKEVGGQDAPISIVIRNDKSGTQDYFQNHILKRRDLGDKEFNTYKSNVFSPNAKIVKDNAEMAKYIQENPNSIGYMGMGSALVDHKDKLKALEYAKTSSKDEPYVTPSIRNVYDRKYKLARELFIIYKTDQGDKIDAFVTYLTSEQGQVAVLQSGYLRSSLPEVEVSAEPVK
- a CDS encoding OmpA family protein: MKTKGHSILICFVTILPFLDLFAGPPEKTQFQWKWTNNQVLELNEYHDVFFRVGTKTVEREDKNRVVMKTKQCSQDSCLVNAWFDTYIRYGKTSGPFWKDKEFLSDFTLFRNGRYEVPNEFIMPNLRSFPSFPENAVSVSDVWKLPAEESFDFSSERIRVKVTPEYTFQGIFPWKEGNYSGNCEKITYTYPIFYSKSESDKMAPNVPYKIFGFATGTVYFNATKGVPEFKEVKLSYTFIYPNGTVQEANFHIKGVYFLRNKVNAKDKESIREDILNDLIVGYTKDGYPNGVPIGPSYQPGNQNPDPNSLSTPITEGEDPNKIADQLPVKVRTSEDGIVFSLDSILFDFNDSKLKPDAESAVAKIAEILKKYPDREIRVSGHTDNIGKKEYNQKLSEERAKSVLHSLVDNYKMDEKQISFRGYADDLPVVPNDTEENRHKNRRVEITLVLD
- a CDS encoding lysophospholipid acyltransferase family protein, yielding MKDTFIAPRFEFPVALGLDLGFPILTKLFINLDGVVISKEDEIRLKETKDKRVVYLFNQPTDMESIIAYQVANSIGTRFHYMASRSIFNWGFGIVGELIKRVGAFSVLHGSSNRKMIRTTKQILSENSGKLVMYPEGIMSGENDNLVSFLPSTAQLIYWGLEEAKKKDPHAELYLQPTFVKYKISGTRDSILKDIETSLSRIERKLKLYPGGRTVLRRFLTVGRVMLEETEFELGIPKSEINGKDFDYRLGRARHTALNLAGQILHIKFQDSDNAIQKIRILFHALDRIDAGIPLESTPKHLTDQNIRRAKQLVETAYAFLITQPKNLIQWPSAERLMEWICSFERHIFGKSEMRAKKAYVYASRSIPLAPYFEKYKTNKKDSYPLLLGDIRKEMEKLMERGKKESEPLVPPYSVGLDLQIG